The following are encoded together in the Penicillium digitatum chromosome 3, complete sequence genome:
- a CDS encoding ca2+-modulated nonselective cation channel polycystin protein: MATADGPARVHDRNVRRRPFSNWVKRLANLKSSSDSATNRWSNKRYTGTKGKKSDQENNPYPLSGTIKRDTGTRTPTDSYIDDQCGADHRSKSDPSLCSGYENPAPLTSAKSAAPTISTNGDAALSEAAYSKAGTLATGTEGFSTHGGGEGSTFSSPAPSIRSMTTTLTTVHSAAPSTQLYNAQNNHNGHHHHHGSSMQSSSNQQIQFSHQFPSTSPATAVPSHLVPQSHAMTYSAATANNALTDNASLLTLASSSKRRRRNSLDTNASVRGLAPSSVFGGSRESLPLSVLSGNATEVSNTSVFSASGVLSRPSIVGLASAERISVYSASGVIPLASTAAERGSLYTTKPTAGGDTTSIRSSVHSHSRNDSTAPSIAGGIGSQLALAGRMSRRSSGWGEITGEEGNNGKQVEKNEDEMATKDQNACPIEPLKN, translated from the exons ATGGCTACTGCTGATGGTCCTGCTAGGGTGCATG ACCGGAATGTACGTCGCCGTCCATTTTCAAACTGGGTGAAACGCCTGGCGAACCTTAAGAGTTCCTCCGACTCTGCGACAAATCGATGGTCCAACAAGCGCTACACGGGcaccaagggcaagaagagcGATCAAGAAAACAACCCATACCCACTCTCTGGAACCATCAAGCGTGACACAGGGACTCGGACACCGACCGACTCATACATAGATGATCAATGCGGTGCAGACCATCGCTCCAAGAGCGATCCATCTTTATGCTCAGGCTATGAGAACCCGGCTCCCCTAACAAGCGCAAAATCAGCTGCGCCAACCATTTCAACCAACGGCGACGCCGCATTATCCGAAGCGGCATATTCCAAAGCAGGCACATTGGCAACTGGTACTGAAGGATTCAGCACGCATGGAGGAGGAGAGGGTAGCACCTTCTCGTCACCTGCACCTTCAATTCGATCGATGACCACTACCCTGACCACTGTTCACTCGGCGGCACCCTCGACCCAACTGTACAATGCGCAAAATAACCACAATGGGCATCATCACCATCATGGCAGCTCGATGCAGAGCTCCTCGAACCAGCAGATACAATTTTCCCACCAATTTCCTTCAACCTCACCCGCTACCGCAGTCCCATCGCACCTGGTGCCCCAGAGCCATGCGATGACGTACAGCGCCGCAACCGCAAATAATGCCTTGACGGATAACGCCTCTCTTCTAACTCTGGCAAGCTCATCTAAGCGCCGTCGCCGTAACTCCCTGGACACCAATGCATCTGTACGCGGATTGGCTCCATCTTCTGTCTTCGGCGGTAGTCGGGAGAGCCTGCCGCTGAGTGTTCTGAGTGGGAATGCCACGGAGGTATCCAACACCTCTGTTTTTAGTGCGTCTGGGGTACTGAGCCGACCAAGCATTGTTGGCCTTGCTAGTGCTGAGCGCATCAGTGTCTACTCGGCATCCGGAGTAATTCCGCTAGCCAGCACCGCTGCGGAGCGCGGCAGCTTGTACACCACCAAGCCAACCGCCGGCGGTGATACGACCAGCATTCGCAGCAGTGTCCACTCGCACAGTCGAAATGACAGCACTGCCCCCAGCATCGCCGGGGGCATTGGTAGTCAGTTAGCTCTGGCTGGTCGCATGAGCCGAAGAAGTTCGGGCTGGGGAGAAATTACCGGCGAGGAAGGCAATAATGGAAAGCAAGTTGAAAAAAATGAGGATGAAATGGCGACCAAGGATCAAAACGCCTGTCCCATTGAGCCGCTCAAAAATTGA
- a CDS encoding DNA mismatch repair protein pms1, producing the protein MPPQSIIRALPSEVIAKIKSSTSIVHLNGVILELVKNSLDANAHTVFITVDFKRGGCVVEDDGDGILPVEFEATGGLGKPHRMSLDLQLVMRAG; encoded by the coding sequence ATGCCTCCTCAGTCAATAATACGAGCGCTACCTTCAGAGGTGATTGCAAAGATTAAATCGTCTACATCCATTGTGCATCTGAATGGTGTCATTTTGGAGCTAGTCAAAAATTCTTTGGATGCCAATGCACATACCGTCTTTATCACCGTTGATTTCAAACGTGGTGGTTGTGTAGTTGAAGATGATGGCGATGGAATTCTTCCGGTCGAGTTTGAAGCTACAGGAGGGCTGGGCAAGCCTCACCGCATGTCTCTCGACCTTCAGCTTGTAATGCGTGCTGGCTAA
- a CDS encoding DNA mismatch repair protein has protein sequence MPVRVKNRALTLQRPDELEREWDHLRNSLVFLLLANPQFSKLVVLDVEKKRRMSIRLGITSIFEACIAHAREFDLKRIGLILTQSGLITPRSFDDWHEISASVSDIIIYGAISLKPSPTRKVQFISLGKEPMLSRNCSNVLYDEVNRLFGLSDFSNAGAPSGRNSVTRPASSVNQLDAPSNASTRSWAKSVNKWPMFYICIGTTAIVRLDNDGSEHLPESAKSVQRIVDVLGAMVHEFLKQHNLRPRSSKKQIRSSEQNQSIRSEFSDVASSFRGPLQQGRSLSSTEEAFSGYLKIPSFPRAQSVNSGQSLANWSRVKTAKDLKANSPTHRLPRRSNVAPDIVRGESSLPILPKHRPTRRSDGHMRTILPNPPNKSVSDEGRARTEDLTGNSPSDKMMTWIDPHTKLAYMINPRTGQTMNSRKSLATQLSPTDCLDASSKHPMQNLWIENLLGAWDNPSFSRTEMPISNLGAASAGQQNTATSSHNCFKGAGPLGTAQVAKYRGKLQRCALETAEVIAQVDKKFILAKVQTAPVFLNWDRTTNDVLLLIDQHAADERCRIELLLREMFLPAGQGENLESGGRVRTVQVGSLLFEISSTEGVLFQKYTSLFSDWGIEYMTHAKTNSTDLITVYTLPALIAERCRLEPHVLIDLMRREIWSNEEDGRKPFHSKKTFQPEDADQDLELSGSDDVAHKGASTSSASRSWVQQMNGCPQGIVDLLNSRACRTAIMFNDPLNIEECQALVSRLARCVFPFQCAHGRPSMVPILDLRPLSETAVSLPLDFDTRVSAYDDNDGVGLDFMEAFRARYVI, from the coding sequence ATGCCAGTTCGTGTCAAGAATCGAGCTCTCACTCTTCAGCGACCGGACGAGCTAGAACGAGAGTGGGACCATTTGAGGAACTCCTTGGTGTTTCTCCTTCTGGCCAATCCTCAATTTTCGAAACTAGTCGTCCTCGatgtggaaaaaaaaaggcggaTGTCCATTCGTCTTGGCATTACATCTATATTCGAAGCATGCATCGCTCATGCTCGGGAGTTTGATCTTAAACGTATCGGGCTAATTCTCACACAATCTGGGCTGATCACACCCCGAAGCTTCGATGATTGGCATGAAATTTCAGCATCAGTCTCTGACATCATAATTTATGGAGCAATCTCTCTCAAGCCCAGTCCAACTCGGAAAGTTCAGTTCATTTCTTTGGGGAAAGAGCCTATGCTATCGCGCAATTGCTCGAATGTTCTGTACGATGAAGTGAACCGGCTATTTGGTTTATCAGATTTCAGTAATGCTGGAGCTCCGTCTGGAAGAAACTCTGTTACACGTCCTGCATCTTCAGTGAATCAACTTGATGCCCCAAGCAACGCAAGCACTCGAAGCTGGGCAAAGTCAGTCAACAAGTGGCCAATGTTTTACATCTGCATTGGCACAACCGCTATCGTACGATTGGATAATGATGGATCTGAGCATCTCCCAGAATCGGCCAAGTCCGTTCAACGTATAGTTGATGTGCTAGGGGCCATGGTTCATGAATTTTTGAAGCAACACAATCTCCGCCCTCGTAGCAGCAAAAAGCAGATTAGGTCATCAGAGCAAAACCAAAGTATCCGTTCGGAATTCTCCGATGTAGCTAGCAGTTTCCGTGGGCCCCTTCAACAAGGTCGGTCGCTTTCAAGCACCGAAGAAGCGTTTAGCGGTTATCTGAAAATTCCGTCATTCCCAAGAGCCCAGTCTGTGAACTCTGGCCAAAGCCTCGCTAACTGGTCCAGGGTAAAAACTGCTAAGGATCTCAAAGCGAATTCTCCGACTCATCGACTGCCTCGGCGTTCAAATGTGGCTCCTGACATAGTGCGGGGTGAGAGTTCATTGCCGATTCTCCCTAAACATAGGCCAACCCGCCGAAGTGATGGCCATATGCGCACAATTCTTCCAAATCCCCCGAATAAGAGTGTCTCTGATGAGGGCAGGGCCAGAACGGAGGATCTGACTGGCAACTCACCATCAGACAAGATGATGACCTGGATCGATCCACACACCAAGTTGGCCTATATGATCAACCCTCGAACTGGCCAAACGATGAATTCTCGGAAGTCATTGGCTACCCAGCTTTCTCCCACAGATTGTCTCGATGCCTCGTCCAAGCATCCAATGCAAAATCTCTGGATAGAAAACCTGCTGGGAGCATGGGACAATCCTTCCTTTAGTCGTACAGAAATGCCAATATCAAATCTAGGCGCGGCATCCGCGGGTCAGCAGAATACAGCTACTTCTTCGCACAACTGCTTCAAGGGCGCTGGACCGCTTGGTACAGCGCAGGTCGCCAAATATCGAGGAAAACTTCAACGCTGTGCGCTTGAGACTGCCGAGGTGATAGCACAGGTGGACAAAAAGTTCATCCTGGCTAAAGTCCAGACGGCTCCCGTCTTTCTCAATTGGGATAGAACAACAAACGATGTTCTGCTCTTAATTGATCAGCACGCGGCTGATGAGCGATGTCGAATTGAACTGTTGCTTAGGGAGATGTTCCTCCCTGCCGGCCAAGGTGAAAATTTGGAGTCGGGTGGTCGAGTGCGAACTGTCCAAGTCGGTTCTTTGTTATTCGAAATCTCATCGACGGAAGGTGTTCTCTTTCAAAAATATACGAGTCTCTTCTCAGACTGGGGTATTGAGTACATGACACATGCCAAGACCAACTCTACTGATTTGATCACCGTGTATACTCTTCCTGCCCTAATAGCCGAACGCTGTCGGCTCGAGCCTCACGTGTTGATTGACTTGATGAGGCGTGAGATCTGGTCAAATGAGGAAGATGGCAGAAAGCCGTTCCACTCGAAGAAAACATTTCAACCCGAAGATGCGGACCAGGATCTCGAACTGTCAGGCAGTGATGATGTGGCACACAAAGGAGCCTCAACATCATCCGCCTCGCGCTCATGGGTTCAACAGATGAATGGATGCCCTCAAGGCATTGTAGACCTTCTCAACTCCCGCGCCTGTCGAACTGCTATCATGTTCAATGATCCGCTGAATATTGAAGAGTGCCAGGCCTTGGTCTCCAGGCTGGCCCGTTGTGTCTTCCCGTTTCAATGCGCTCATGGCCGCCCTTCAATGGTCCCCATACTTGATTTACGACCCCTCTCTGAAACTGCTGTTTCATTGCCGCTAGACTTCGATACCAGAGTATCCGCCTATGATGATAATGACGGCGTTGGCTTAGATTTTATGGAGGCTTTTAGAGCACGTTATGTAATATAG
- a CDS encoding Short chain oxidoreductase/dehydrogenase, putative, translating to MVICDIQDTIGQSVASEISGQNPNSKIQYQHLDVTVRSECNAVVEAAVRFLGRLDSLVHAAGHIHRDAAETIADSELDYMLDVNVKGTIFVNQAVFPYLKIQGGTILNFGSDFASEPLPLLAHCAASKGAVQSVTGAVAREWGKYGIRVDAVLPAVWTPMIDGYRENLEAESVVGHDVCMDGRVCLGEKFGDVEG from the coding sequence ATGGTGATATGTGACATACAAGACACCATCGGCCAAAGCGTGGCATCTGAAATCTCCGGCCAAAACCCCAACTCAAAAATCCAATATCAACACCTCGATGTAACAGTCAGATCCGAGTGTAATGCCGTCGTGGAAGCCGCAGTCCGCTTCCTTGGTAGATTGGACAGTTTAGTCCACGCAGCGGGTCACATTCATCGAGATGCAGCCGAGACCATCGCCGACAGCGAGCTGGATTATATGCTAGATGTCAATGTCAAGGGAACGATCTTCGTGAACCAGGCTGTCTTCCCCTATCTCAAGATTCAGGGCGGCACGATTCTGAACTTCGGGTCTGATTTTGCGTCAGAGCCGCTGCCTCTTCTGGCTCACTGCGCTGCTTCGAAGGGTGCCGTGCAGAGCGTTACAGGGGCTGTGGCGCGTGAGTGGGGGAAGTATGGGATTCGTGTTGATGCGGTCCTACCGGCTGTTTGGACACCCATGATTGATGGCTATCGTGAGAATCTTGAGGCGGAGAGTGTTGTGGGCCATGATGTTTGCATGGATGGTCGAGTTTGTCTTGGGGAGAAGTTTGGGGACGTTGAAGGTTGA